A genomic segment from Lignipirellula cremea encodes:
- a CDS encoding virulence factor SrfC family protein, whose translation MGFPDDRDRNIIRLAEVTEDLATDLAHWVAEYNPERVERDLAPIASSDEFELTRLRRMANNLFSSAKVPVAAAVYGPSQVGKSLFVGRLLLPSSGDYSPLGRDEQSGMPAYYQHLSFDTDLNPQSGSNEATALVTRFTTKDRIAQSPAPEYPVMVRALTRAQWLRVLARGFLVECGKTQTPDIWSAAELEQMFEENGRRYAGTTVDRGWRMDLLDAYSYMKDCDRRGFPTEESILNGLLTRYPMSEEGYIAVAAALFWDNWASLTGMFMRVNAFLQKIESPEHDPAILTHWAGVRYLLDSQRAKVHERRNSRCFPRVDWADLKLKQEMSWYVLDYTEGRGGGREDLETIQAAMLELVIPILPHRLSEDWRKVIEQIDILDIPGMRAGRQGAEQGKRNAAETTEEQMEIVKRGKVAYLFERYVDELLIQTLLLLARGGNLEVTAQMKFHIDKWGKARYGNDVWPRKVRDEFPALFLGLTGIDEEFRNRDEYADSMLYEARLSQLADALGDVMQEFGGKSKSFSNVYPLRYPGTWDTDEKQREKAGKDKWEKAGNAFIASKSVQEYCANASEKWAAAMRDDDGGMSLIAEGWRQTTTAERKQSMLEAQVTEIQRRLLQLSRGWVVSGDSNIDRRQRVQCAKRVLDWLNANPQAIYVRVRALEKSLGFDEGDQWRLSDFADIPARTSVGRPDSLENRFNGQLEEFFHEWATQSSPKKWDEFTSKHPEGGPWLGDEDFAQFTRYMRDYFCHEKHFPQVKERLLKVVNLKLRDEAAKRRARRQYVRIMLNDFVMNPGVSDEPLDEVEGDSDQFGLMAPFVSRWMSRLPEVLAAGAGAEIHIPPGNDELTELLEQYGELK comes from the coding sequence GTGGGTTTTCCAGACGATCGCGATCGCAACATCATCCGCCTGGCGGAAGTCACGGAAGATTTGGCGACCGACCTTGCGCATTGGGTCGCTGAATACAATCCGGAACGCGTCGAACGCGATCTGGCGCCGATAGCGTCCTCCGACGAATTTGAACTGACACGCCTGCGGCGCATGGCGAACAACCTGTTCAGCTCCGCCAAGGTGCCTGTCGCCGCCGCCGTGTACGGCCCTTCGCAGGTCGGCAAAAGCCTGTTCGTGGGACGCCTGCTGCTGCCCAGCAGCGGCGACTACAGCCCCCTGGGCCGCGATGAACAGTCAGGCATGCCGGCCTATTACCAGCACCTGTCGTTTGATACCGACCTGAATCCGCAGTCCGGCTCTAACGAAGCGACCGCCCTGGTGACCCGCTTCACCACCAAGGATCGCATCGCCCAGAGCCCGGCCCCGGAATACCCGGTCATGGTCCGGGCCCTCACCCGGGCGCAGTGGCTGCGCGTGCTGGCCCGCGGCTTCCTGGTGGAGTGCGGCAAAACGCAGACTCCCGATATCTGGAGTGCAGCCGAGCTCGAACAGATGTTCGAAGAGAACGGTCGTCGTTACGCGGGGACAACGGTCGACCGCGGCTGGCGGATGGACCTGCTCGATGCATACAGCTACATGAAAGACTGCGATCGCCGCGGCTTTCCCACCGAAGAATCGATCCTCAACGGCCTGCTCACCCGCTACCCGATGAGCGAGGAAGGCTACATCGCGGTCGCCGCCGCGCTGTTCTGGGACAACTGGGCTTCGCTCACCGGCATGTTCATGCGGGTCAACGCGTTCCTGCAGAAGATCGAATCGCCCGAGCACGATCCGGCTATTCTGACCCACTGGGCCGGCGTGCGGTATCTGCTGGACAGCCAGCGGGCCAAAGTCCACGAACGCCGCAATTCCCGCTGCTTCCCTCGCGTCGACTGGGCCGACCTGAAACTGAAGCAGGAGATGAGCTGGTATGTCCTCGATTACACCGAAGGCCGCGGCGGCGGTCGCGAAGATCTGGAAACGATCCAGGCCGCCATGCTGGAACTCGTCATCCCCATTCTGCCGCATCGCCTGAGCGAGGACTGGCGGAAGGTGATTGAGCAGATCGATATCCTCGATATCCCCGGCATGCGGGCCGGCCGGCAGGGCGCCGAACAAGGGAAGCGCAACGCCGCCGAAACGACCGAAGAGCAGATGGAGATCGTCAAACGCGGCAAGGTCGCCTACCTGTTTGAACGGTACGTCGACGAGTTGCTGATTCAAACGCTCCTGTTGCTGGCCCGCGGCGGCAACCTGGAAGTGACCGCCCAGATGAAGTTCCACATTGATAAATGGGGGAAAGCGCGCTACGGCAACGATGTCTGGCCGCGCAAAGTGCGCGACGAATTTCCGGCCCTGTTCCTGGGTCTGACCGGCATCGATGAAGAGTTCCGCAACCGGGACGAATACGCCGACTCCATGCTGTACGAAGCCCGTCTGTCGCAGCTGGCCGACGCCCTGGGCGACGTCATGCAAGAGTTCGGCGGCAAGAGCAAGTCGTTCAGCAACGTCTATCCGCTCCGCTACCCGGGCACCTGGGACACCGACGAGAAACAGCGGGAAAAGGCCGGCAAGGACAAATGGGAAAAGGCGGGCAACGCCTTTATCGCCTCCAAGAGCGTGCAAGAGTACTGCGCCAACGCCAGCGAAAAATGGGCCGCCGCCATGCGCGACGACGACGGCGGCATGTCGCTCATCGCCGAAGGCTGGCGCCAAACGACCACCGCCGAACGCAAGCAGTCGATGCTCGAAGCCCAGGTGACCGAAATCCAGCGCCGATTGCTGCAGCTCTCCCGCGGCTGGGTCGTGTCGGGCGACTCCAACATCGACCGTCGCCAGCGGGTGCAGTGCGCCAAACGGGTGCTGGACTGGCTCAACGCCAACCCGCAGGCCATTTACGTCCGCGTCCGCGCACTCGAGAAATCACTCGGCTTCGATGAAGGGGACCAGTGGCGCCTTTCGGACTTTGCCGATATCCCGGCCCGCACCTCGGTCGGCCGGCCTGATTCTCTGGAGAACCGCTTCAACGGCCAGCTAGAGGAATTCTTTCACGAATGGGCGACCCAGTCCTCGCCCAAAAAGTGGGACGAATTCACCTCCAAACACCCCGAAGGCGGCCCCTGGCTGGGCGACGAAGATTTCGCCCAGTTCACCCGCTACATGCGCGACTATTTTTGCCACGAAAAGCACTTTCCGCAGGTCAAGGAAAGGTTGCTCAAAGTGGTCAACCTGAAACTCCGCGACGAAGCCGCCAAACGCCGCGCCCGGCGCCAGTACGTGCGGATTATGCTCAACGATTTCGTCATGAACCCTGGCGTTTCCGACGAGCCGCTCGATGAAGTCGAGGGCGATTCCGACCAGTTTGGCCTGATGGCGCCCTTTGTCAGCCGCTGGATGAGCCGCTTGCCGGAAGTGCTCGCCGCCGGCGCCGGGGCCGAAATTCACATTCCACCAGGGAACGACGAGCTCACGGAACTGTTAGAACAGTATGGGGAGCTTAAATAA